AAAGATACTATGGTAAGAAATTATGTTCTCTTCAAAGAAAAGCCTATTGTAAAGTTTAGTTTTAATTAAATTATTTAGATAAATTACTTCAATATAAAAATAAAAAATTGTTTTATAGCTTATAGTTACCCTAAAATCTAAGGTTGCTACGCAGTGAAGGCACTTACGTGATAGGGGTGTATTAATTATGAGCTACTCATGAAATAATTATACTTGTAGCTTATTATAAAAATTAGCTTGTTTAGAATACTAAACAAGCTCTATGTTGCAAAGATATTGTTTCTTACGGTTCTTAGTTCAATGAGAACTGGACCGCTTTTGCGGTTTACAATCGCCCACTTCTATAAGTGGTGCGTATGTTGAATTTATGTCCATTAATTATAGCAGTATCATCATTTTCCCAAGTAATAGCAGCTTTGTTAATTTTATAATCCCAATAAATGGTTTTCGCCTTGCTGTTTTTAGTGTTTGTTATTAATTCACTTCTAACTGCATAATCTACAGTTGCCCCACCATTACAAAGATAAGATTTAATAGTATACGTTCCATTTGAGGATGTAGATTCGCTTAAATAGTCTCCGGTGGGTAATCGC
This window of the Clostridium estertheticum genome carries:
- a CDS encoding DUF5412 family protein; protein product: MKRKKMILVIVTIFIFIAIGLLEIMNTLFYSMLRLPTGDYLSESTSSNGTYTIKSYLCNGGATVDYAVRSELITNTKNSKAKTIYWDYKINKAAITWENDDTAIINGHKFNIRTTYRSGRL